The Criblamydia sequanensis CRIB-18 genome contains a region encoding:
- a CDS encoding DUF6624 domain-containing protein has protein sequence MKNYFLKSLILLLLIGTTFFPFTAKAEILDDKFDLKCLQGSKLGYYIGSFDPIHLGHQNVIDQALKSGSVDYVLIYPVPGGDAFKNRSDFAERLKMIASVYQQHPKVLITSWSPKELQDNFSSTIDLEIIGIIGSDVITDTLMGPDKELSEKYRSVFMRGIPLKEKHYQHTIGALMALKADSFLVALRGDVDLSYLENRIYDRPIRAFIPSKTTSSTEVRKAIANRQPFEPFLSYQVQAIIKQEGLYGFPSQFNKALQDELLEMQEQDQKARFSLMSHKEPSKELYENIKKIDVRNGKRLKTIINQYGWPGVSLVGLEGASAFWILVQHQDQDVDFQKECLELLKEAVNQYEASLQSQAYLTDRVKVNEGKPQIYGTQWVQKEGNFCLYPVEDIEHLDKRRLQMGLNTIAEYKKQMQMIYQLSEEPFRID, from the coding sequence ATGAAAAATTATTTTTTAAAATCATTAATACTTCTTTTACTAATTGGGACAACATTTTTTCCCTTTACTGCGAAAGCAGAAATATTAGATGACAAATTTGACCTGAAGTGTTTGCAAGGCTCAAAGTTAGGATACTATATCGGCTCATTTGACCCGATTCATCTCGGCCATCAAAATGTGATTGATCAAGCGTTAAAATCAGGGTCGGTAGATTATGTTCTCATTTATCCTGTGCCAGGCGGCGATGCCTTTAAAAATAGAAGCGATTTTGCCGAGCGCTTAAAAATGATAGCAAGCGTATATCAACAACACCCCAAAGTTTTAATAACTTCTTGGTCGCCGAAAGAACTACAAGATAATTTTTCCTCTACGATCGATTTGGAGATAATAGGGATTATCGGTTCTGATGTCATAACTGACACGTTAATGGGGCCTGACAAAGAATTAAGTGAAAAATACCGCAGTGTTTTTATGAGAGGGATTCCTCTAAAAGAGAAACATTACCAACATACTATAGGCGCTTTAATGGCCTTAAAAGCGGATTCTTTTCTTGTAGCTTTACGTGGGGATGTGGATTTATCTTACTTGGAAAATCGTATTTATGACCGTCCTATTAGAGCTTTTATACCCTCAAAAACCACATCTTCAACAGAGGTGAGAAAGGCAATCGCCAATAGACAACCCTTTGAACCCTTCTTGTCCTATCAAGTTCAGGCCATTATAAAGCAAGAAGGCCTATATGGCTTTCCCTCTCAATTCAATAAAGCGTTGCAGGACGAGCTTTTAGAAATGCAAGAACAGGATCAAAAAGCTAGATTTAGTTTGATGAGCCATAAAGAGCCTTCTAAAGAACTCTATGAAAATATTAAAAAAATTGATGTCCGGAATGGAAAAAGGCTGAAAACTATTATCAATCAATATGGATGGCCGGGAGTCTCTCTTGTCGGTCTTGAGGGCGCTTCTGCCTTTTGGATTTTAGTACAGCATCAAGATCAGGATGTGGATTTTCAAAAAGAATGTCTTGAGCTTTTAAAAGAAGCTGTAAACCAGTATGAAGCTTCTTTACAATCGCAAGCTTATCTTACAGATCGTGTTAAAGTTAATGAGGGAAAACCTCAAATTTATGGCACCCAATGGGTGCAGAAAGAAGGAAACTTTTGCTTGTATCCGGTAGAAGATATTGAACATCTCGACAAACGTCGTTTACAAATGGGTTTAAATACGATTGCTGAATACAAAAAGCAAATGCAAATGATTTATCAACTTAGTGAGGAGCCTTTTAGAATAGATTAA
- a CDS encoding GNAT family N-acetyltransferase, giving the protein MSDSKKINIRQATLNDANTILKEERAIAEIPGYFCSSPSELSLDSIINAISVLKDKSGVFLVAECNEVLVGHAFLEIPHVKSLQHVAELNMAVHLGWQNQGIGTMLLHRIIDWAQESKFIRKIQLNVRATNLPAISLYKKMGFEEEGRLKNRVRVNDSYVDDIIMGLSLVA; this is encoded by the coding sequence ATGAGTGATTCAAAAAAAATTAACATTAGACAAGCAACCTTAAACGATGCCAATACTATTCTTAAGGAAGAACGCGCCATAGCTGAAATTCCGGGCTATTTTTGTTCTTCGCCTTCAGAATTGTCCCTTGATAGTATCATCAATGCAATTTCGGTCTTAAAAGATAAAAGCGGGGTATTTCTTGTTGCTGAATGCAATGAAGTGCTCGTAGGCCACGCTTTTTTAGAGATTCCACATGTTAAGTCATTACAACATGTGGCTGAATTAAATATGGCTGTACATCTAGGTTGGCAAAATCAAGGTATAGGGACAATGCTACTCCATCGCATCATTGATTGGGCCCAAGAGTCAAAATTTATACGAAAGATTCAACTAAATGTTCGTGCAACGAACTTGCCTGCCATCTCATTGTATAAAAAAATGGGTTTTGAAGAAGAAGGACGATTAAAAAATCGAGTCAGAGTCAATGACAGCTACGTTGACGATATCATCATGGGTTTAAGTTTAGTTGCATAG
- a CDS encoding GNAT family N-acetyltransferase has translation MIQIRQALQSEIDWVNACYEEVDFRPSSFDKEIIAIAEYKGQKAGLGRLVSVDSKTLELGGMYVFEAFRKKGIAGKIVEFLMKLSSKQNIYCIPFEPLIPFYSKFGFIKGFNHEEVPYSILQKYLWCKEKYPTEVSLLFKKAT, from the coding sequence ATGATTCAAATAAGACAAGCCCTTCAATCGGAAATTGATTGGGTCAATGCCTGCTATGAAGAGGTGGATTTTCGACCCTCGTCCTTTGACAAAGAAATCATAGCTATTGCCGAGTACAAAGGTCAAAAGGCAGGTTTAGGGAGGCTAGTCTCTGTTGACTCTAAAACTCTAGAACTTGGTGGAATGTATGTTTTTGAAGCTTTTAGAAAAAAAGGGATAGCCGGAAAAATAGTTGAATTTCTTATGAAGTTGTCCTCTAAGCAAAATATCTATTGCATCCCTTTCGAGCCACTTATCCCTTTTTACTCTAAATTCGGGTTTATCAAAGGGTTTAATCATGAAGAGGTTCCCTACTCAATTTTACAAAAATATTTATGGTGCAAAGAAAAGTATCCGACTGAGGTAAGCCTCTTATTTAAAAAAGCAACCTAA
- a CDS encoding DUF1398 domain-containing protein codes for MSQATQNLQEAFAYAMSIRPEIGGFPTLAEALRKAGITKNIWNLPSCQSIYITKFGPVVTQGISLVNATVDIPPFNKEALIKALRVDQAGQSSFPEFLKASWEAGVVSYVVDFEKRQVTYYGVLDEFYSEEYPAVEIALKSR; via the coding sequence ATGAGTCAAGCTACCCAAAATCTGCAAGAAGCGTTTGCATACGCTATGAGCATTCGTCCGGAAATTGGAGGCTTCCCCACTCTTGCCGAGGCATTAAGAAAAGCTGGAATCACTAAAAATATTTGGAATCTTCCCTCTTGCCAAAGCATTTACATCACTAAATTTGGCCCTGTTGTAACCCAAGGCATTTCTCTTGTTAATGCTACAGTTGACATTCCGCCTTTTAATAAAGAAGCGCTCATAAAAGCTTTAAGGGTAGATCAAGCGGGTCAAAGCTCTTTTCCGGAATTTTTAAAAGCTTCTTGGGAAGCGGGAGTTGTAAGTTACGTGGTAGATTTTGAAAAACGCCAAGTAACCTACTATGGAGTTTTGGATGAATTCTATTCTGAAGAATACCCTGCAGTAGAGATAGCACTTAAATCTCGATGA
- a CDS encoding MBL fold metallo-hydrolase translates to MKIKVFGAAGGEVTGSAYLIETANAKVMIDAGMFQGGKRTEEKNKLPEGVDPRSLDALLLTHAHLDHTGRVPLLLKYGFKNSIYATSATLDLAEIVLQDSARIQLQDTERKNRYHPEQHFEALYVPEDLKNFRSQSKIVDLHERFDVAEGISAKFYEAGHMLGSASIELTVEEKGRTAVIVFSGDLGPYEQPIVRPFELLKDADVVFLESTYGNRNHRSYSETIKEFEEIIYQAFEKKGKILIPAFAIGRTQHILYQLAILFFQNKVPPFPVIVDSPMAIEAGKVFVHHPDLFDEETVSLRKQGVFPLDRTWFKFTTSVEESKQLNDLKGPCAILAGAGMCNGGRIQHHLKFNLPNTSTQVLIVGYQGYGSLGRLLVDGAREVKIHGEKIQVRAKVHTLNGFSAHAGQNDLLKWFSTLAAAKPKVLLTHGENLEREALASQIVKDYGLKPMLPELNQVIEI, encoded by the coding sequence ATGAAAATCAAAGTTTTTGGAGCTGCCGGGGGAGAGGTCACAGGCTCAGCTTACTTAATCGAAACGGCAAATGCCAAAGTAATGATCGATGCCGGCATGTTTCAAGGCGGCAAACGTACCGAGGAAAAAAATAAGTTGCCGGAGGGGGTTGATCCAAGAAGCTTGGATGCTTTGCTATTAACTCATGCTCATCTTGACCATACAGGAAGAGTTCCTCTTTTATTAAAATATGGCTTTAAAAACAGCATTTATGCCACATCGGCAACGCTTGATTTAGCAGAAATTGTTCTTCAAGATTCCGCTAGAATTCAGTTGCAAGATACAGAGCGTAAAAACCGCTATCATCCTGAGCAACATTTTGAAGCGCTTTATGTCCCGGAAGATCTTAAGAATTTCCGATCGCAGAGTAAAATCGTTGATCTCCATGAGCGGTTTGACGTAGCAGAGGGTATTTCAGCAAAATTTTATGAGGCTGGACATATGCTAGGATCGGCGAGTATTGAATTGACAGTCGAGGAGAAAGGAAGAACTGCTGTTATTGTTTTTTCCGGTGATCTTGGGCCTTATGAACAACCCATTGTTCGCCCTTTTGAATTGCTAAAAGATGCAGACGTTGTTTTTTTAGAATCTACTTACGGCAATAGAAACCATCGCTCTTATTCCGAGACAATAAAAGAGTTTGAGGAGATCATATATCAAGCTTTTGAAAAAAAAGGGAAAATACTTATTCCGGCTTTCGCAATCGGTCGAACTCAACACATCCTTTATCAATTAGCTATTCTCTTTTTCCAAAATAAGGTGCCTCCTTTTCCTGTAATTGTGGATAGCCCAATGGCCATCGAAGCCGGAAAAGTTTTTGTCCACCACCCTGATCTTTTTGATGAGGAGACGGTTAGCTTGAGAAAGCAAGGGGTTTTTCCTTTGGATCGCACCTGGTTTAAATTCACAACTTCTGTTGAGGAATCAAAGCAACTTAACGATCTTAAAGGGCCTTGCGCCATTCTAGCGGGAGCTGGAATGTGCAATGGCGGCCGCATTCAACATCATTTAAAATTCAACTTGCCTAACACCTCAACTCAGGTGCTTATCGTCGGGTATCAGGGCTACGGATCGCTTGGAAGGCTGCTTGTAGATGGAGCTAGAGAAGTTAAAATCCACGGCGAAAAGATACAAGTTAGAGCCAAGGTGCATACCTTAAATGGCTTTAGCGCTCATGCGGGGCAAAACGATTTATTGAAATGGTTTAGCACGCTTGCTGCAGCTAAACCCAAAGTTCTATTGACCCATGGAGAAAATCTAGAAAGGGAAGCTTTGGCCTCTCAAATAGTGAAAGATTACGGCTTAAAGCCTATGCTTCCGGAACTTAATCAAGTCATCGAGATTTAA
- a CDS encoding aspartate/glutamate racemase family protein yields the protein MKPKIIGIVGGAGPFAGLRLFERLLFLSSRQYGCYKDGDYPQVLLNSFPFSDMLTDKKNPKLLKTELTLSLNQLRAQGAEVLAIACNTLHNFLEEDQEQEDLIHLPNLLGEELRLDEVPLVLCTRTSRENKLHKKFFECRYPELSLQEKVDGIIDRILQGESRSIARDLLWVIERGKAEAVILGCTELSLFSGELASSTKKVIDPLEMLAKKMLERSFKENQKAPA from the coding sequence ATGAAACCAAAAATTATTGGCATCGTCGGCGGTGCAGGCCCTTTTGCGGGGTTACGGCTTTTTGAGCGCCTATTATTTCTATCAAGCAGACAATATGGATGCTATAAAGATGGGGATTACCCGCAAGTTTTGTTAAATAGCTTTCCTTTTTCAGACATGTTGACTGATAAGAAAAACCCAAAGCTTTTGAAAACTGAACTTACTTTAAGTTTAAATCAGCTGCGTGCGCAAGGTGCTGAAGTTTTAGCGATTGCTTGTAATACGTTGCATAACTTTTTAGAAGAAGATCAGGAGCAAGAAGATCTGATCCACCTTCCCAACTTGCTTGGCGAAGAGCTTCGATTAGACGAAGTACCCTTAGTTCTTTGCACAAGAACTTCAAGAGAAAACAAGTTGCATAAGAAGTTCTTCGAGTGCCGTTATCCCGAGCTCTCTCTTCAAGAAAAAGTGGATGGGATTATTGATCGTATCCTGCAAGGTGAATCACGTTCAATAGCAAGAGATTTATTATGGGTTATAGAGAGAGGGAAAGCAGAAGCGGTTATCTTAGGCTGTACTGAGCTTTCACTTTTTTCAGGAGAGCTTGCTTCAAGTACCAAGAAGGTGATAGACCCTTTAGAAATGTTAGCTAAGAAAATGTTGGAAAGAAGTTTTAAGGAAAATCAAAAAGCGCCCGCTTGA